In Pedobacter heparinus DSM 2366, the following are encoded in one genomic region:
- a CDS encoding response regulator codes for MKRTRILIIEDNEDIRESTAEILELANYEVLQAHNGKVGMELAAKHLPDLVLCDIMMPELDGYGVLYLLNKNPKTAATPFIFLTAKAERIDMRKGMEMGADDYLTKPFDDVELLNAIESRLSKKDKQELFYSQSLDKLSTLLGSNSGMAELQKMIADRKVRNVKKKQVIYYEGDAVQGIYLVLTGKVKTIKLSEDGRELLTGLYNAEEYFGIPALLGHEPYAETAEALEDTTVCLLPKEMVEALLNKYPDVAKEFIRILSNNLRSKEEQLLQLAYHSVRKRMAEVLIRLCKQEKSGAVLNLKISRDNLAAMAGMATETVSRILSDFRDEGLIEKKGSQIIVTDELKLQQMKN; via the coding sequence ATGAAGAGAACACGCATACTGATTATTGAAGATAATGAAGACATCAGAGAGAGTACCGCTGAAATACTTGAACTGGCCAATTACGAGGTTTTACAGGCCCATAATGGAAAAGTAGGAATGGAACTGGCCGCAAAACACCTGCCAGACCTGGTGCTTTGCGACATCATGATGCCCGAACTGGATGGTTATGGTGTATTATACCTCTTAAATAAAAACCCTAAAACTGCAGCAACCCCCTTTATTTTTTTAACCGCAAAAGCAGAACGGATCGACATGCGCAAAGGTATGGAAATGGGAGCAGATGATTACCTGACCAAACCTTTTGACGATGTAGAACTGCTGAACGCCATTGAAAGCAGGCTCAGTAAAAAAGACAAACAGGAACTGTTTTACAGCCAATCGCTCGACAAACTCAGTACCTTGCTCGGAAGCAATTCGGGCATGGCCGAACTCCAGAAAATGATAGCCGACCGCAAAGTGCGGAATGTGAAGAAAAAACAGGTGATCTATTATGAAGGCGACGCTGTTCAGGGTATTTACCTGGTACTGACCGGAAAGGTCAAAACCATTAAGCTGAGTGAGGATGGCCGTGAACTGCTTACAGGACTCTATAACGCAGAAGAATATTTTGGTATCCCTGCACTTTTAGGGCACGAACCTTATGCCGAAACAGCCGAGGCCCTGGAAGATACCACCGTATGCCTGTTGCCAAAAGAAATGGTAGAAGCATTGCTGAATAAATACCCTGATGTGGCCAAAGAATTTATCCGCATCCTCTCCAATAACCTGCGCAGCAAGGAAGAACAACTGTTACAGCTGGCTTACCATTCCGTAAGAAAAAGGATGGCCGAAGTGCTGATCCGCTTATGCAAACAGGAAAAGTCTGGTGCTGTTTTGAATTTAAAAATATCCAGGGATAACCTGGCCGCTATGGCTGGTATGGCCACGGAAACCGTAAGCCGTATCCTGAGCGATTTCAGGGACGAGGGCCTGATAGAAAAGAAAGGCAGCCAGATCATTGTCACCGATGAACTGAAACTCCAACAGATGAAAAACTGA